A single Sulfurimonas aquatica DNA region contains:
- a CDS encoding NAD-binding protein → MDKKSALIFGFNKYAFEIVQNVKDTYQEVFLYSNNKNDLEDETYDAEYFDLSDDWSSIENSIDTESSVVFCVLADSAENIFLTISLREYFPKLSIIAIASNKENATKLSLAGANKVIPVVETTADIITNILQLPISNKVLHSILFEENDLKIAQIKIDEHCNIKDEEILSIDWSRYKGIIVLSLMHEDMKSEFIYSSKAKNHILTSGDTLVVVGYKNDIQEFRKYIRNRE, encoded by the coding sequence ATGGATAAAAAATCAGCACTTATTTTTGGATTTAACAAGTATGCATTTGAGATAGTTCAAAATGTAAAAGATACATATCAAGAAGTATTTCTTTATTCAAATAATAAAAATGATTTGGAAGATGAAACATATGACGCGGAGTATTTTGACTTAAGTGACGATTGGTCGAGCATTGAAAATAGTATAGACACGGAAAGTTCGGTAGTCTTTTGTGTTTTAGCGGATAGTGCAGAAAATATTTTTTTAACAATCTCTTTGAGAGAGTATTTTCCAAAATTGAGCATCATCGCTATTGCATCAAATAAAGAAAATGCAACTAAATTAAGTCTAGCGGGTGCTAATAAAGTTATTCCAGTTGTTGAGACTACAGCTGATATTATTACCAATATTTTACAATTACCTATTTCAAATAAAGTTTTACATAGTATCCTCTTTGAGGAGAATGATTTAAAAATAGCACAGATTAAAATTGATGAGCATTGTAATATAAAAGATGAAGAGATTTTAAGTATTGACTGGAGTAGATATAAGGGGATAATAGTCTTATCTCTAATGCATGAGGATATGAAGAGCGAGTTTATTTATTCTTCCAAGGCTAAAAACCATATATTAACAAGTGGTGACACTCTTGTTGTAGTTGGCTATAAAAATGATATTCAAGAATTTAGAAAGTACATAAGGAATAGAGAATGA
- a CDS encoding pyridoxamine 5'-phosphate oxidase family protein, with product MDKNKLPGSAGEHMMQEKFNTQDKAEDFYNRQMLDYIAPHMKEFISKQEMVFLATSDKNGECDSSFRSGEAGFVIVLDEKHIIYPDFKGNGVLASLGNISENPHIGMLFIDFFENKVGLHVNGKAKQLNEEEVLSFIDKIKSNVKLPTLKQKVSFWTLVFVEEAYIHCSRNIPILKKNEDNSEDEKSRPIDFFKLL from the coding sequence ATGGATAAGAATAAACTACCTGGTTCGGCTGGCGAACATATGATGCAAGAAAAATTTAATACACAAGATAAAGCAGAAGATTTTTACAATAGACAAATGCTAGACTATATCGCACCCCACATGAAAGAGTTTATTTCTAAACAAGAGATGGTTTTTCTTGCCACTTCAGACAAAAATGGTGAGTGTGATAGCTCTTTTCGCTCTGGCGAAGCTGGCTTTGTTATTGTCCTTGATGAAAAACATATTATCTATCCAGACTTCAAAGGCAATGGTGTCTTGGCCTCTTTAGGAAATATATCGGAAAACCCACATATAGGTATGCTGTTTATAGATTTTTTTGAAAATAAAGTAGGTTTGCATGTTAATGGAAAAGCAAAGCAGCTAAATGAAGAAGAAGTTTTGTCTTTTATAGATAAAATAAAATCAAATGTAAAGTTACCTACCTTAAAACAAAAAGTATCATTTTGGACGCTTGTCTTTGTGGAAGAAGCATATATACATTGCTCAAGAAATATTCCCATCTTGAAGAAAAATGAAGACAACTCAGAAGATGAAAAATCTCGTCCAATAGATTTCTTCAAGCTTCTGTGA
- a CDS encoding transglutaminase-like cysteine peptidase, with protein MQIHKLFLFIIFILMLKQNLFAELITPELITDAEKKYNKFAKNRFISIDEKLLKKLKDEDDIKKLNFVNTWVNYIKYKSDKKLYGVNDYWATLYEFVGKNEGDCEDYTIAKYYILKELGVNPKRMKFTYVIYKDRKGKKISHMVLSYLKKPKPKSKKDILILDNNNKMVLPASKRPDLVKVVKMMNGDTGAKSKKWKKLELDMKRKKL; from the coding sequence GTGCAAATACATAAGTTATTTTTATTTATTATTTTTATACTTATGCTTAAGCAAAACCTTTTTGCAGAGCTTATAACTCCAGAGCTTATCACTGATGCTGAGAAAAAATACAATAAATTTGCTAAAAACCGATTTATCTCCATAGACGAAAAACTCCTTAAAAAATTAAAAGATGAAGATGACATCAAAAAGCTAAACTTTGTTAACACTTGGGTCAATTACATAAAGTACAAAAGTGATAAAAAGCTTTATGGGGTTAATGACTACTGGGCTACTCTTTATGAATTCGTTGGAAAAAATGAAGGTGATTGTGAAGATTATACTATTGCAAAATATTACATACTTAAAGAGTTAGGGGTCAATCCAAAAAGGATGAAGTTCACCTATGTTATATATAAAGACAGAAAAGGCAAAAAAATATCTCACATGGTTTTATCCTATCTCAAAAAACCAAAACCAAAATCTAAAAAAGATATTTTAATTTTAGATAACAATAATAAAATGGTTTTACCAGCTTCAAAAAGACCCGACTTAGTAAAGGTTGTCAAAATGATGAATGGTGACACTGGAGCAAAATCTAAAAAATGGAAAAAACTCGAACTTGACATGAAAAGGAAAAAACTATGA
- a CDS encoding MutS-related protein, with protein MLSSDVSEILNNKDKLLTQTYFDLQRHFEEKYGNDTVVFMEIGTFFEVYEVNNDEEQIGKAKEMAELLNIQLTKKNKNIIENSDKNPLLAGVPAVSFERYLSRLISEQKYTIIVVKQKGNPPKISRYIAQIVSPGTNFDHIVDNDDNYIVSILVDKYRDVYSVGYSAIDVTTGKTWLYETHSTSEDPSYALDEVFNLLNVYKTSEIVITFLDGVEEQRHVMQYLEIPEHYHYSVNNQRPRIDFQNELFKEVYQIQSLLSPIEHLDLERSPMITESLAILIHFVIEHDYHIVQKMSMPRLIDNRRFMYLGNNALEQMGIISKDRQEFTLLKMMDRSATAIGRRLLKERLLNPIMEKAELERRYNLIERVSSHTRYLDEMMRGVYDLERLSRRLNLGRLHPFEMNHIYDSMSSVKELMMYVKKHKIQKTPFHESEVEEFLRDINKSIDLDVSRRFTNATVDENFLMNGVDESIDTLVKENAVMLIAFEDIIKRIESILLSQNAGSSSRLVTLGLLEKEGYYISLSKNRYSLIEAEFKSDEEFSKYNVKKLTNSVKITSTFTDDLSDKIMKNRRKIVTLVKDRFIQLQGVYERRYALLFDRVISYVSDLDVGVSSSKVAQLYKHSRPMIVEPKGDENFIQIMQLRHPLIEIQERGGLYVPNDIVMGNRDYMDLPHPDTVMLEVSVHDGHEINGVLLYGINSSGKSSLMKSIGIATLMAQSGFFVSAAVMKFSIFDSLFTRIVSKDNLAKGLSTFAVEMLELKNIFNRSTVRSLVLGDEISHGTETLSGVAIVASAIKKLAKTRCLFLFATHLHQLSTMKEITTLKNVVDLHLSVEYDEEKDALIFNRKLQQGSGSSIYGLEFAKSLHMDDEFLEEANKIRKRLSNDFDELELLVKKKTSKYNKDLYVTKCIICGAIAEDVHHISQRSLADGAGFIGHFHQDNKHNLVPLCKEHHHLIHDGKIRVDGFIMTSKGLELQFEEQMSKPKEKKVIEPEINENVDVQEADEEPKGFVLDDW; from the coding sequence ATGCTCTCATCAGACGTAAGTGAAATTTTAAACAACAAAGACAAACTTCTCACGCAAACTTATTTTGATTTACAAAGACATTTCGAAGAAAAATACGGAAATGATACTGTAGTGTTTATGGAAATAGGCACATTTTTTGAAGTATATGAAGTAAATAACGATGAAGAGCAGATTGGTAAAGCCAAAGAGATGGCTGAACTACTTAATATCCAACTCACTAAAAAAAATAAAAACATCATTGAAAACTCAGATAAAAATCCACTTCTTGCGGGCGTACCTGCAGTTTCATTTGAACGTTATTTAAGCCGCCTTATTTCAGAGCAAAAATATACTATCATAGTTGTAAAACAAAAAGGCAATCCACCAAAGATAAGTAGATATATCGCTCAAATAGTCTCACCAGGAACAAATTTTGACCATATAGTAGATAATGATGATAACTACATAGTCTCAATTCTTGTAGATAAATATAGAGATGTTTATAGTGTTGGCTACTCGGCAATAGACGTAACGACTGGAAAGACTTGGCTCTATGAGACACACTCTACAAGCGAAGACCCATCATATGCACTTGATGAAGTTTTTAACCTTTTAAACGTATATAAAACAAGTGAGATAGTTATTACGTTTTTAGATGGGGTAGAAGAGCAACGCCATGTGATGCAGTACCTCGAAATTCCTGAGCATTATCACTACTCTGTCAATAACCAAAGACCTCGCATAGATTTTCAAAATGAGCTATTTAAAGAGGTCTATCAGATACAATCTCTTCTCTCGCCAATAGAGCATTTAGACCTTGAACGCTCCCCTATGATTACAGAGTCTCTTGCAATCTTAATTCATTTTGTAATAGAGCATGATTATCACATAGTTCAAAAGATGTCTATGCCGCGTTTAATAGATAATCGCCGTTTTATGTATCTTGGAAACAATGCGTTAGAGCAGATGGGTATCATCTCTAAAGATAGGCAAGAGTTTACGCTTCTAAAGATGATGGATAGAAGTGCAACTGCAATTGGTCGGCGTTTACTAAAAGAGCGTCTACTTAATCCCATCATGGAAAAAGCGGAACTTGAACGCCGATATAACCTCATAGAGAGAGTCTCTTCGCACACGAGATACTTAGATGAGATGATGCGTGGCGTTTATGATTTAGAGCGTTTATCTCGTAGGTTGAATCTTGGTCGCCTGCATCCATTTGAAATGAATCACATTTACGACTCTATGAGTAGCGTTAAAGAATTGATGATGTATGTCAAAAAACATAAGATTCAAAAGACTCCTTTTCATGAGAGTGAGGTTGAAGAGTTTTTAAGAGATATTAACAAAAGCATAGATCTAGACGTATCACGACGTTTTACCAATGCGACCGTAGATGAGAACTTCTTAATGAATGGCGTTGATGAGTCCATAGATACTCTTGTTAAAGAGAACGCGGTAATGCTCATAGCATTTGAGGACATCATCAAACGCATAGAAAGTATTTTACTCTCACAAAACGCGGGAAGTTCTAGTCGTTTGGTTACTCTTGGACTTTTGGAAAAAGAGGGTTATTATATCTCTTTGAGTAAAAATAGATACTCACTTATAGAAGCTGAATTTAAAAGTGATGAAGAGTTCTCAAAGTACAATGTAAAAAAGCTTACCAACTCTGTCAAAATAACTTCTACTTTTACAGATGATCTCTCTGATAAGATAATGAAAAACAGAAGAAAGATAGTAACGCTAGTTAAAGATAGGTTTATACAGCTTCAGGGTGTTTATGAACGCCGTTACGCACTTCTTTTTGATAGAGTTATCTCATATGTCTCAGACCTTGACGTTGGCGTTAGCTCATCTAAGGTGGCTCAACTCTATAAACACTCCCGTCCAATGATAGTAGAGCCAAAAGGTGATGAAAACTTTATACAGATAATGCAACTTCGTCATCCTCTCATTGAGATACAAGAGAGAGGTGGCCTTTACGTTCCCAATGACATAGTTATGGGTAATCGTGACTATATGGACCTGCCTCATCCAGATACTGTAATGCTTGAAGTGAGCGTTCATGATGGACATGAGATAAATGGTGTTTTACTCTATGGCATAAACTCTAGTGGTAAATCTTCACTTATGAAAAGTATAGGGATAGCTACACTTATGGCTCAGAGTGGATTTTTTGTCTCCGCTGCTGTTATGAAGTTTAGTATCTTTGATTCACTCTTTACTCGTATTGTCTCTAAAGACAACCTTGCTAAAGGTCTTTCAACCTTTGCTGTTGAGATGCTTGAACTTAAAAATATTTTTAACCGTTCAACCGTTCGCTCTTTAGTCTTGGGAGATGAGATAAGTCATGGAACGGAAACACTATCAGGCGTGGCGATAGTCGCAAGCGCTATTAAAAAGTTGGCAAAAACTAGGTGTCTTTTTCTTTTTGCAACGCACCTGCACCAACTCTCAACTATGAAAGAGATAACGACTCTTAAAAACGTAGTGGACCTGCACCTAAGCGTAGAGTATGATGAAGAAAAAGACGCACTTATTTTTAACCGTAAGCTCCAACAAGGCAGTGGAAGTAGCATATATGGTTTAGAGTTTGCAAAGTCGCTTCATATGGATGATGAGTTCTTAGAAGAGGCAAATAAAATCCGTAAGCGTTTATCAAATGATTTTGATGAGTTAGAACTGCTTGTGAAGAAAAAGACAAGTAAGTATAACAAAGACCTCTATGTTACAAAATGTATTATCTGTGGTGCTATTGCAGAAGATGTTCACCATATCTCTCAGCGTTCACTTGCCGATGGTGCTGGCTTTATTGGACATTTCCATCAAGATAATAAGCATAATTTAGTTCCTTTATGTAAAGAGCATCACCACTTAATACATGATGGAAAGATAAGAGTTGATGGTTTTATCATGACTTCTAAAGGGCTAGAGCTTCAGTTTGAAGAACAGATGAGTAAGCCTAAAGAGAAAAAAGTGATAGAGCCAGAGATAAATGAAAATGTTGATGTCCAAGAAGCAGACGAAGAACCAAAAGGTTTCGTCTTAGATGATTGGTAG
- a CDS encoding NAD(P)H-dependent glycerol-3-phosphate dehydrogenase, which produces MKVGVIGAGKWGSALAYAFGINNEVYITSRTPRDVDNFLPLEEILKCEYLIITVPAQEVARWLEENFIFSGQKVLVASKGIEASSGRFLNDIYKKHIPDENIAFLSGPSFAAEVIQSLPTALVVNSLNETLSSEFAALFPPFIKAYTSKDVIGAEVSGAYKNVIAIAAGICEGLGLGKNAAAALISRGLVEMQRFGKVYGAKDDSFVGLSGAGDLFLTASSTMSRNFRVGLGLAKGKTQDEIMKELGEVAEGIGTSYALHRIAQNKDLYLPIAKEVYAMLEGKNPQESLRDLLSS; this is translated from the coding sequence ATGAAAGTAGGCGTTATAGGAGCTGGGAAATGGGGAAGTGCTCTAGCTTATGCATTTGGGATTAATAATGAAGTATACATTACATCTAGAACACCAAGAGATGTGGATAATTTTTTACCTTTAGAAGAGATTTTAAAGTGTGAGTATCTCATTATTACCGTTCCTGCACAGGAAGTTGCACGGTGGTTAGAAGAGAACTTTATCTTTAGTGGACAAAAAGTTTTAGTTGCTTCAAAAGGTATAGAGGCATCAAGTGGTAGATTTTTAAATGATATATATAAAAAGCATATTCCAGATGAAAATATAGCCTTTCTCTCAGGTCCATCATTTGCAGCTGAAGTGATTCAGTCTCTTCCAACAGCACTTGTTGTTAACTCTTTAAATGAGACTTTAAGTTCAGAATTTGCAGCACTTTTTCCTCCTTTTATAAAAGCTTATACTTCAAAAGACGTTATTGGTGCAGAGGTCTCAGGTGCATATAAAAATGTTATTGCGATTGCTGCTGGGATATGTGAAGGTTTAGGACTTGGTAAAAATGCAGCAGCTGCGTTAATATCTCGCGGTCTTGTAGAGATGCAGCGTTTTGGTAAAGTATATGGGGCTAAAGATGATAGTTTTGTAGGTCTTAGCGGTGCGGGAGATTTATTTTTAACAGCATCTTCCACTATGAGTAGAAACTTCCGTGTTGGACTTGGGCTTGCTAAAGGTAAAACGCAAGATGAAATAATGAAAGAGTTAGGAGAAGTAGCAGAAGGTATTGGAACCTCTTATGCCCTTCATAGAATAGCTCAAAATAAAGATTTGTACCTTCCTATAGCAAAAGAAGTTTATGCAATGCTTGAAGGTAAAAATCCTCAAGAGTCTTTAAGAGATTTACTTTCAAGTTAA
- a CDS encoding bifunctional diguanylate cyclase/phosphodiesterase, translating into MTLYKQIALITSMIIIILLSSVMVINYQSAKDDMLQSLYETTVNNISTLTSKLAEASDERALLVTTIDSEFDSGYYKMIHFESNDGKSDYKQIDNHPIEGVPLWFINFANIELQTVSADVSSGWSMIGRVHVQGDVAIVYKALYETFTKLFYLFIVFLSVTLTILSFLLRLVLKPLYRIQKQAEAILKNEFIIQEEMPYTTEFKDVVMGMNAMVRKVEDIFHKGNQAAQRNKELLYNDPTTKLFNRRYLMLKLPDLIKEENKTYGGTIIFIALSGAEVINQVLGRQKADEMFLEIAKDFNEVYKMFDSRVVARVNGTEFTLMLPDCEADEASQNAQRINEHFNKLIEINALDPKSVYINIGLYRYKPTVNIGDLLTRADNALSRAKAFEEDNICLYEEKDETNALGKEQWRSIIEESIEKNHFSLKFWPTLNAKTKKIDHKVMTFTIDGGENKKYFYGDFIAPAINLGLVSKMYIVALRDLITTKHEEIDDCLCSIRLSKEFINDPSSYNELSSLFSQYARTLNFKLSFEVTDTFAIKNTEAVEAFVRLFAKYGFGFGINSFTGESNDFTYLKQLNPAFLKADTAFLLDQSHDSMSAIQIMTDSLGIEIIATFVRTNEELEALQKMHINSVQGPVTDMLL; encoded by the coding sequence ATGACACTCTATAAACAGATAGCGCTTATCACCTCGATGATTATTATTATATTGCTCTCTTCGGTAATGGTGATAAATTATCAATCAGCAAAGGATGATATGCTACAAAGCTTGTATGAGACAACTGTAAATAATATATCAACACTCACAAGTAAACTAGCAGAAGCTAGTGATGAGAGAGCACTTCTAGTGACAACAATAGACTCCGAGTTTGATAGTGGATACTATAAAATGATTCACTTTGAGTCCAATGATGGGAAAAGTGATTATAAACAGATAGACAATCATCCAATCGAGGGAGTTCCTTTATGGTTTATCAATTTTGCAAATATTGAACTTCAAACAGTTTCAGCAGATGTCTCCTCAGGATGGAGTATGATAGGTAGAGTACATGTTCAAGGCGATGTAGCTATTGTATATAAAGCACTTTATGAAACATTTACAAAACTATTTTATCTCTTTATAGTCTTCTTATCTGTGACATTAACTATACTAAGCTTTCTTCTGCGTTTAGTTCTAAAACCACTATATAGAATACAAAAACAGGCAGAAGCTATACTGAAAAATGAGTTTATCATTCAAGAAGAGATGCCATATACTACAGAGTTTAAAGATGTCGTTATGGGCATGAATGCTATGGTAAGAAAAGTTGAAGATATTTTTCACAAAGGAAATCAGGCGGCTCAAAGAAACAAAGAACTACTCTATAACGATCCAACTACAAAACTTTTCAATAGACGATACCTAATGCTCAAGCTTCCAGACTTAATCAAAGAAGAAAATAAGACCTATGGTGGAACCATCATCTTTATTGCTCTTAGTGGTGCTGAAGTTATCAACCAAGTTTTAGGTCGTCAAAAAGCGGATGAGATGTTTTTAGAGATAGCAAAAGACTTTAACGAAGTATATAAAATGTTTGACAGTAGAGTCGTAGCTCGTGTAAATGGCACTGAATTTACCCTTATGTTACCTGACTGTGAAGCGGACGAAGCATCTCAAAATGCTCAAAGAATCAATGAACACTTTAATAAGTTAATTGAGATAAATGCACTTGATCCTAAGAGTGTATATATTAACATAGGTCTCTATAGATACAAACCAACAGTTAATATAGGAGACTTACTTACAAGAGCAGATAACGCACTCTCTCGTGCTAAAGCATTTGAGGAGGACAATATCTGCCTTTATGAGGAAAAAGATGAAACAAATGCACTCGGAAAAGAGCAATGGAGAAGCATTATAGAAGAGTCAATCGAGAAAAATCACTTTAGTCTAAAATTTTGGCCAACACTCAATGCCAAAACTAAAAAAATCGACCATAAAGTAATGACTTTCACTATAGATGGAGGTGAAAATAAAAAGTACTTTTATGGTGACTTTATAGCGCCTGCGATTAATCTTGGACTTGTTTCTAAAATGTATATAGTAGCACTTCGTGATCTCATTACAACCAAACATGAAGAGATAGATGACTGTTTATGCTCAATTCGTCTCTCAAAAGAGTTTATCAATGATCCTAGCTCATATAATGAGTTGTCATCACTTTTTTCTCAGTATGCAAGAACTCTTAACTTTAAACTCTCATTTGAAGTCACAGATACATTTGCGATCAAAAATACAGAAGCCGTTGAAGCATTTGTAAGGCTTTTTGCTAAGTATGGTTTTGGTTTTGGAATAAACTCTTTTACTGGAGAGTCTAATGATTTTACATATCTAAAACAGCTCAACCCTGCATTTTTAAAAGCAGATACAGCTTTTTTACTTGACCAGTCACATGATTCTATGAGTGCGATTCAAATTATGACAGACTCCTTGGGTATAGAAATCATAGCGACGTTTGTTAGAACAAACGAGGAGTTAGAAGCTCTTCAAAAAATGCATATAAATAGTGTTCAAGGACCAGTTACAGATATGCTTCTGTAA
- a CDS encoding DnaJ domain-containing protein: protein MKKFVGFLLIALGIFLEVMWLGFCFGSIIIGILLLVFAPRILFFPFNFFLVVGLSVMGKQAFSGTRSFKYGSYSQGGSSHSNRGYTQSVNNFDKYYEILESSKTDGMDVIKKNYRRLMKAYHYDSIASKDLPEHMIKLAEEKTKSLNEAYSAIKAARS, encoded by the coding sequence ATGAAAAAATTTGTAGGCTTTTTGCTGATAGCTTTAGGTATTTTTCTTGAAGTGATGTGGCTGGGATTTTGTTTTGGAAGTATCATCATAGGTATACTTCTTCTTGTTTTTGCACCTAGAATACTCTTCTTCCCATTTAATTTCTTTTTAGTTGTTGGTCTTAGTGTTATGGGGAAACAGGCTTTTAGTGGTACTAGAAGTTTTAAATATGGAAGTTACTCACAAGGTGGAAGTTCTCACTCAAACAGAGGATACACTCAAAGTGTAAATAATTTTGATAAATATTATGAAATCCTAGAGTCAAGTAAAACAGATGGCATGGATGTAATCAAAAAGAATTACAGACGACTTATGAAAGCATATCATTATGACTCTATAGCAAGTAAAGATTTACCTGAGCACATGATTAAGCTAGCAGAAGAGAAAACAAAAAGCCTCAACGAAGCATATAGTGCTATAAAAGCAGCTAGGTCTTAG
- a CDS encoding CZB domain-containing protein — protein MDIFEEKMVILSQNSIMISQETKDVTNAVFMVLVKLDHLLFKANGYKTVFSGKSTDEFVTDNECRLGKWYFEGNGKDAFSKCASYAKMALPHKAVHDNIKKAIDCVNNGTCTQESQNVMTYFDAAEDASKQVVQTLNSMLSEEKVLRHKK, from the coding sequence ATGGATATATTTGAAGAAAAAATGGTGATTCTTTCTCAAAACTCTATAATGATTTCTCAAGAGACTAAGGATGTTACAAATGCAGTGTTTATGGTTTTAGTTAAGCTAGATCATCTTTTATTTAAAGCAAATGGGTACAAAACTGTTTTCTCAGGAAAATCAACTGATGAATTCGTAACAGATAATGAGTGCAGACTCGGTAAGTGGTACTTTGAAGGTAATGGAAAAGATGCATTTAGTAAGTGTGCTAGCTATGCTAAGATGGCTTTACCACATAAAGCTGTACATGATAACATCAAAAAAGCGATAGATTGTGTAAATAATGGGACATGTACTCAAGAGTCTCAAAATGTTATGACTTACTTTGATGCGGCAGAAGATGCTTCAAAACAAGTTGTACAAACTCTCAATTCGATGCTTAGTGAAGAAAAAGTTTTAAGACATAAAAAGTAG
- a CDS encoding SIR2 family NAD-dependent protein deacylase: MAKVIIFSGAGISAESGISTFRDSDGLWENYKIEDICSAGCLDFNYQETIDFYDKRREDISDKKPNRAHLEIKKLYDKYPTKIKLITQNVDDMFEKAGCKNVLHLHGFVREVWCEKCGFLDDIGYDKLKDTYDSCPECHNKLRPNVVFFGEAAPKYQDLYDELNDCEAFIVIGTSGNVINTDMFLSNAIKLSILNNLEESAAINDNLYSKVLYKKATEAIDEIVIDIENFLN; the protein is encoded by the coding sequence ATGGCAAAAGTAATCATATTTTCAGGTGCTGGTATAAGTGCTGAGAGTGGAATATCTACATTTAGAGATAGTGATGGGCTCTGGGAGAACTACAAGATAGAAGATATTTGTAGTGCAGGATGTTTAGATTTCAACTATCAGGAGACCATAGACTTTTATGATAAACGCAGAGAAGATATTTCAGATAAAAAACCAAATAGAGCTCATTTAGAGATAAAAAAACTGTATGATAAGTACCCTACTAAGATAAAACTAATCACACAAAATGTTGATGACATGTTTGAGAAAGCTGGATGTAAAAATGTACTTCATCTCCATGGGTTTGTTAGAGAAGTATGGTGTGAAAAGTGTGGGTTTCTCGATGACATAGGCTATGATAAACTTAAGGATACTTATGACTCATGCCCCGAGTGCCATAACAAACTCCGTCCTAATGTCGTATTTTTTGGAGAAGCAGCTCCAAAATATCAAGATCTCTATGATGAGTTAAATGATTGTGAAGCATTTATAGTTATAGGAACAAGTGGTAATGTCATTAACACAGATATGTTTCTATCTAATGCTATAAAGCTATCAATACTAAACAACCTTGAAGAGAGTGCCGCAATAAATGACAATCTCTATTCAAAAGTACTCTATAAAAAAGCTACTGAGGCTATTGATGAGATAGTTATTGATATTGAGAATTTTTTGAATTAA